The following coding sequences lie in one Apium graveolens cultivar Ventura chromosome 3, ASM990537v1, whole genome shotgun sequence genomic window:
- the LOC141711951 gene encoding putative zinc metalloprotease EGY1, chloroplastic, producing the protein MGTLTSCTLGTLNLSFPRRPKAIITSNSITILGSKSFLSNSCFLCRQNIFFPQKGSAVIDSFKCFNSNNDSDNSVNDDGEEGKLSKDSNLATVESSKVEKEERESGSKEDKSAVSFTSGPPNFVGPSYNSFQVDSFKLMELLGPEKVDPTDVKLIKERLFGYSTFWVTREEPFGDLGEGVLFLGNLRGNREDVFAKLQSQLAEIMGDKYNLFMVEEPNSEGPDPRGGPRISFGMLRKEVSEPGPTTLWQYVIALLLFLLTIGSSVELGIASQINRLPPEVVKYFTDPNAIEPPDMQLLYPFVESALPLAYGVLGVQIFHEVGHFLAAFPKNVKLSIPFFIPNITLGSFGAITQFKSILPDRKTQVDISLAGPFAGAVLSFSMFAVGLLLSSNPDAARDMVQVPSMLFQGSLLLGLISRASLGYATMHAATVPIHPLVIAGWCGLTTSALNMLPVGCLDGGRAVQGAFGKNSLVGFGLTTYCLLGLGVLGGPLSLPWGLYVLICQRTPEKPCLNDVSEVGTWRQTVLAIFIFLVALTLLPVWDELAEELGIGLVTTF; encoded by the exons ATGGGAACTCTCACAAGCTGCACTTTAGGCACTCTAAATTTGAGTTTCCCAAGAAGACCAAAGGCCATTATTACTAGTAATTCTATTACAATCTTGGGAAGTAAAAGTTTCTTGTCAAATAGTTGTTTCTTGTGTAGACAAAATATATTTTTTCCCCAAAAGGGTAGTGCTGTAATTGATTCTTTTAAGTGCTTTAATTCTAATAATGATAGTGATAATAGTGTTAATGATGATGGAGAAGAAGGAAAGTTGAGTAAAGATTCAAACTTGGCCACTGTGGAGTCAAGTAAAGTGGAGAAGGAAGAGAGGGAGAGTGGAAGTAAAGAAGATAAATCAGCTGTTTCATTTACTTCAGGG CCTCCAAATTTTGTTGGGCCATCCTACAATAGTTTTCAAGTTGACTCGTTTAAATTGATGGAACTGCTGGGACCTGAAAAGGTCGATCCTACTGATGTAAAGCTTATCAAGGAAAGGCTTTTTGGATATTCCACCTTCTGGGTGACCAGAGAAGAGCCATTTGGAGACCTGGGTGAGGGTGTTCTTTTCCTTGGTAATCTTAGAGGCAACAGGGAAGATGTTTTTGCAAAGCTTCAGAGTCAGCTTGCAGAAATAATGGGCGATAAGTATAACTTATTTATGGTGGAGGAACCTAATTCAGAAGGACCAGATCCGCGTGGTGGGCCTCGAATCAGCTTTGGTATGTTGCGGAAAGAAGTTTCAGAACCAGGGCCAACAACACTATGGCAGTATGTAATCGCGCTTCTGTTGTTCCTACTCACCATAGGTTCCTCTGTGGAGCTTGGAATTGCATCTCAA ATTAATCGGCTTCCTCCAGAGGTAGTAAAGTACTTCACAGATCCTAATGCCATTGAACCTCCAGATATGCAGCTTCTATACCCTTTTGTGGAGTCTGCTCTACCCCTGGCATATGGAGTGTTGGGGGTTCAAATATTTCAT GAAGTAGGTCATTTTCTTGCAGCATTTCCGAAAAATGTCAAATTGAGCATTCCTTTCTTTATTCCCAATATTACTCTTGGAAGTTTTGGTGCAATAACTCAG TTCAAGTCTATTCTTCCTGATCGAAAGACACAAGTCGACATTTCTCTAGCAGGCCCATTTGCTGGTGCCGTTCTGTCGTTTTCGATGTTTGCTGTTGGACTGCTGCTTTCATCAAATCCAGATGCAGCACGAGATATGGTTCAAGTTCCCAGCATGCTCTTTCAAGGGTCTTTGCTTCTTGGTCTCATTAGCAGAGCTAGTCTTGGTTATGC AACAATGCATGCTGCTACAGTACCAATCCATCCTCTTGTCATCGCAGGCTG GTGTGGTTTAACTACATCAGCTCTAAATATGCTTCCAGTCGGGTGCCTTGATGGCGGAAGGGCTGTGCAG GGAGCTTTTGGCAAAAATTCACTGGTTGGATTTGGCTTAACCACCTATTGTTTGCTTGGATTGGGAGTG CTAGGTGGCCCTCTATCACTTCCTTGGGGATTATATGTGCTTATCTGTCAG AGAACACCAGAGAAACCATGTCTTAATGATGTTTCGGAGGTTGGAACTTGGAGACAGACGGTGCTCGCAATCTTCATTTTCCTTGTTGCATTAACACTTCTTCCAGTATGGGATGAGCTTGCCGAGGAGCTTGGTATAGGTCTGGTAACCACATTTTGA